In the Acidobacteriota bacterium genome, TCGGATTGCTTGATGCGGTACCGGGCGCGGACCTCGCAGCCCTTCCAAGATGCCGGCCGCTCCTTAAGCTCGCCGCCGGGCCCAGCCGTCACCTGGTAGGTGAAGCCCTCACGCGTCAGGTCGCCCTCGACGTGATACATGGGCGCGACGTCGATCCCGTGAGTCGTGACCATGTAGCTCCAGAGGTTCCCCGCCGGCTGCACCAGCGGGTCCTGGAAGGCGCTGACCTCAAGCCACCCCTTGGCTTCAATCTCGCCGAAGTTCAGCCGGCAGATCGAGCCCGGGTAGTGCGCGCCGTGAATCTCCTGCGCCTTGTGAATGTGGTTCAGCCCCTTGTAGATGGGGCCGAGCCGGTCCAGGTGCCGCGGCGACAGTTCAATCTCGCGGCCGATGTTCGGCTGGCCGCTCGAGGTGACGGCGCCGCCGACGTTGGCGTGACCGATGAACAGCGTCAGGTCACCCTTTGCCCGGGCGTCATCGAGCTCGACTTCGAACTGCATGAAGATGGCGTCGAGGGCGTTGGCCGCTTCGTCGACGATGTCGGGATTGGCCACGCCGGCGAGCACCAGGCCGTGCTTGTGCGGATACGGCAGGCAGGCGATCGATGCGAACGCCATGTTGGCCAGGCGGATGCGCAGGACCTCCGGACGGTCGACGACGTAGATTGGGTTGCCGTTCGACACGCTCGCGAACTTGTCCAGGTCGCCGGGCTGGTCGTGGTTGCCATAGACCAGCACCACCGGCGCCGCGGCCGACATCCGGCGCAGCCGGGCGATCAGCGCGTTCTCGTCGTCGATGGTCTGCCGCTGGTGGCTGAGGTCGCC is a window encoding:
- a CDS encoding metallophosphoesterase, whose protein sequence is MATSLVHIGDFHAGPGPRNAARYRALDQLIAEGLALPSLGAWLWPGDLSHQRQTIDDENALIARLRRMSAAAPVVLVYGNHDQPGDLDKFASVSNGNPIYVVDRPEVLRIRLANMAFASIACLPYPHKHGLVLAGVANPDIVDEAANALDAIFMQFEVELDDARAKGDLTLFIGHANVGGAVTSSGQPNIGREIELSPRHLDRLGPIYKGLNHIHKAQEIHGAHYPGSICRLNFGEIEAKGWLEVSAFQDPLVQPAGNLWSYMVTTHGIDVAPMYHVEGDLTREGFTYQVTAGPGGELKERPASWKGCEVRARYRIKQSEAAVVEKAHVLAEFAEALLTLDPIVVPDRALRAPEVAAAKTLPLKVAAWCELSGAVASQGVLDKLAKLEQIADPVVHAEAARDYANDTAAGHEDGEQKATVAA